The following is a genomic window from Chryseobacterium sp. StRB126.
TGCCAACCAAGATATCTATCATCGGCTTCCGGTTGTAGCCTCATTATCCTTTATCGGAATGAAGAATATGGGAGTATACAATGATGGCTTTCAAGGTGAAATCTATGGTAAAGGATCATTGGATAAGGAAAATAAAAATCAGATTGAATTTCATGCAGCTACCCACAATCCTATTGAGCTCAATACTTTTACTCAGTATGAAGAATATTTTGTAAACTATAAAAGAGATAATCTATTTGTACATTTAGGAGATAAAACCTACTCTGCATCCTACTTAACTGAGTTTGCAAGATATGGCCGTGGTGCAGAAATCCGGTATCATTTCAATAAGTTAAGTATAGGAGGTTTTTATAACCGTCCAAGATTTTTCAGAGATATTAAGGATGAATTTAATGTGTATTCTGCATTTAAAATTCGTAAAGAATCTGAAATTTCGGTTGGGTATCTGTATAAAATGCCCATGAAAGAAGAATCTAATGCCCGAAATATAAGCCAAAACACTGAAGCTCATCTTCCTTATGCGAAAGGGCGGTTCAAAATTTCAAAACATATTAATCTCTCCGGAGAATTTGCCTACAGTACCACAAAAAAAGCTGAAGGAACTGCTTATATGGCACAGGCAGAGGTGAATTTTGACAAATTCAACGGGAATTTAACTTATATGAAGGCTAGCCCTCAGTTTGCAGGATATTTTACCAATACCAATACGTTCAGTGGATATCTTCAATACAGGCTGACGAAGAAATTGAATGTTATCGGTAATTATATGCAGGATGCTAAAAATTTCCAGAGAGACACCTTATTTCTGGCAGCTCCTTATAGAAAATATCTACAGTATGGAATACAGTATAAATATCTATCCAATGGTTCTGTCATCATCAATCATGGTTTTCAAAAATATCAGGATCGTTTGGAGCCTAAGCAGTTTAATTACTACGAACGTTTCTTCAGAGTAAGCATAGATCAGCGTATCGGAATATTTCAGATTAATATTGAAGGACAGTTTGGTAATACAGACAATTATCTGACCGGATTTAATGGAAACTCAAGTTTGTATGCTGCCAATGTATCATTTGAAAAATTTAAAACCTCTTTCAATCTCTTTGGAAGCTATGCAATTACTTCCAGATATCAGCTGCAAAATCAAAAACAGCTTTATTACGGAGCGAGAATCTTCAGTAAATTTTCAGATAAAACCAGTTTAAGTTTATTCTACCAAAACAACTACATTCCTGAGGAATATTTTAAAGACAGAAACTTATTTGAACTTCTATTTCATCAACAACTATTTCCCGGCAATGAGCTTGATCTTTCGGGGAGATACTCATTACAAAGAGGACAAATTGGAGATAAAGATTTTATATTTTCAATGCGCTATACATGGCGGCCTAATATTCCGGTACAAAGAACAGCTGAATATGTATCCTTATCCGGAAATGTTGGTAACCTGGGGATAAAAAAAACTGAAGGCATAAGATTAATGCTGGGCAGCTATTTATCTATTACAGACAAAGAAGGGAATTACTCATTTAAGAATGTAATTCCCGGTAATTATTTTCTTGAGATAGACCGCTCAACCACTGAGATCAATGACATTCCAACTGTAGTTTTTCCAGCTGCACTGCCTCTTACCGATAAAGAAAATATTTTTAATTTCGGAATAACGACCGCAGCCACTATCCAGGGTCAGGTTCACCTTTTAGAAACGGAAAATAAAAGCCTGGCAGATATTGAAGCCCTACAGCCTAAAAAAGAAAAGAAAAAAAGAGAAAGTATAATTGTAGAAGCAATTGGAGATAGCCAGACTTATCGTAAAATCTGTTTTGTTGGAGAAGATTTTGATTTTACTTATCTAAAACCAGGTGACTGGACGGTAAAACTTTATAGGAATGGACTTGATAAACGATATAAAATTTCAAAGGATCAGTTTCAATTTACTTTGAAACCCTCAGAAATTAAAAAATTAAATATCCAGATTGTCAAACAGCAGATAGAAATCAAGTATCAACAGGAATCCTTAAAAGTAGGATATAATGAAATAAAAAATAAGAAATGATTCTGAACCGCACCCTATTACTAGCCGCATTTACGTTCTCCTGTTCATTGTATTCTCAGACGAATGTTACTTTAACCTTACCTGTTGTTACCTTAATGGACATAGAGCCTACCGGAAACATTGCTTTAAGCTTCACACCCCCTACTGAAGCTGGAAACCCCATTGGTAATCCAACACCCAATACCTCAAAATGGATTAACTATACTTCTGCTATTACCAGTGGAGGACTTACCAGAAAAATTACAGCAGCTATTAGTGGAACTCTTATTGCAGGAGTAGATATCAAATTACAGGCAGCTGCTGCTTCCGGAGCAGGAGGCGGGACATTAGGAACTCCTTCGGCACAAGTTACTTTAACCAACACTCCGGTTACCATCATAAATGGAATTGGAGGAGCTTTTACTGGCAACGGAGCCAATAACGGGCATCGACTGACAATATCTCTGATTCCCAATACTTATGCCAACTTAGCTACCCAAGCTAACACCACCCTTACCATTGTTTATACCATCACAGAATAAAAAATGAAGTATGAAAATGAATTGTCAATTTCTCCGAAAAGCCTGTATAAAAAGATTGATCTATATTACCTTTGTACTCATCAGCAGCTGTATGGAAGCACAGGTTGTAAATGTCTCCGGAAACTGGAATGCCAGTATACCCGTCATTACCGAGGCTGGAAGTAATTATGCAGGAACTTATGATAATTCCGGGAGTACCGGTACTAATCAAATAATATTATCGGGTACATTACCGGGTTCTTTTCTCAATCTCCTTTCAAGCTCCGGTGCAAAGATGACCATGCGCTATACACCTAACCCCTGGAATAGTTCTCTAACCCTTGCTGCGAAAAGAACCGGCGGGACAACAGCTATACATGGAGTTTGTCTCTTTTGTACATCCAGCATCAACGGAGGAGCTACCTATATTCCAATATCACAAACAGCCGATGTAACTTTTGTAACTTTTTCATTTAGTGGCGTTCTGGGGCTTGCTAATAGTGTAACTTTCGCAGATATCAACTTAATACTGCAGCTAGCTGGTGTTTCTGTAACAGTTCCCGCAAACACCTATAGTGCACGAATAGTTTTCACCATCGTAGCAAATTAATGTAACAGATAATTGAGAATGCTCACTTTTAAGAAGTAAAGTAGTATCTATCATTATACCCAAACAATAATCCTTTCCAAATGTTGGAAAGGATTATTGTTAAAACATATTCAGTTTAGTGCTTTGCCCACCAAAGAGGGGTAAGCACTGCATCTTGTCCGCCCAGTAACTGTACGGCTTTTGTATATCCATCCTGATCAGTATTTCTGAAGGTACTCGGATATCTTAACCTTTGAGGAAAATTCTGGATAGAGTTTGTCATATAATTTCCTGAATTCAGATTAGGTAAATTAACCAACGGTGTTTCTATTGCTGGATTTTCAAAGAAAGGCAACCCCAGTCTTCTTTGATCACTCCAGGATTCCAACGGAAGCCATGGCATATTGGCAATATATTTTTGAGTGATGATTTTCGTAAGCTTGTCATTTCTCACAGAACCGTTTTTATAAATGGTATTTACGGGGTATTTAATCTCCACAGAAACCATATTGCCTGTAGAAGGATCTTTATAGTTCATGGTATGGCTGGCTCCTGGCTCTGTTACATGCGTGTAAGCAACAGAAGTTCCGTCACGGTTATAATCTGTTGAAGCAATATACTGAGTATAAAATTGTGATACTCCATTATAGGCGAAACTATCCTGAATCCCTTTATTATAAGCTACTACATCACTCATAGGAACGGACCACCCTTTCAGTGCAGCTTCTGCCATTAGGAAATAAGTTTCCCAGCTTGCAAAGAAAATTCTAGAGTTTTTGCCTTCTCTATATTGTTTCCCTAAAGCAGGCATACATCCAATAACGCCTCTTAATCCGTTTCTCTGTCCTTTTACCCCCCAGTTTCCTATTGTAGTCGTATTCCAAGTGTTTATCGTATTAATTGTAACTTTAGAACCATCGGCAAAGGTAAGATCTCCCTTATTGGTTGTAGCTTGGCTGGTATAGGTCGGATACAGTGAATAAATAGGATTGGTAAGATCTCCAGGAATGTAAAATGTTTTATAAGCTCTTGGGTCTATTGTATTAGGAAGCCCATCCAGCCAGTATCCTGCACTTGGATCATTGGTTAATGTGGAGAATTGTTCATCATATTTTATTCCAATATAATCAGATGCTTTTACCGCTGTATGCTGCGCAGCCGGCAATTGATCTGTAGAATTAATTCCTCCTAAACCGATATACATATTATTTAGAGTAGCTGATAAAATCTGAGAATTCCATTCTCTGGACATTACCCCTGATAAAGGATTCCAGCCTGTATCTTCTTTAACTTTAAAATTATCATCACTTGTACTGATGAACATATTAGAATTGGCAGCATCTTCAAATTCAGCTTTTGCTTTTGCAGGATCCACTTCTGAAATCCTCATAGCAATTCTCATCCTCATAGAGTTAGCATACTTTACCCATTGGCTCCATTTAAATCCATAGGCCATATCGTAAGCATTAGGATTAGAAGGAACAGGCTGGTTGACATCCATTTTAGCTGCTGCATCTTTCAGTTCATCTAAAATAAAATAATAGACCTCCTTTTCAGAATTAAACCCAGGATTTACACCTTTAAATGCCTGAATAGGCTGTGGGCCAAAATTATCAGAAAACTCGCTCATTAAATAAGCTCTCCAAATTCTCGCTACCTGAATAAGATTATCATAGTGAGGCTTGCCTTGGCCTATTGCCTTCTTCTCATTGGCAATTTCAATAGTTGCATTCGCATTATTTAACCATTCTGAAATTCCTTTCCAATATTCTACAGTCCAGGAATCATCGTAAGATCCCCCTGCAATTCCTGTTGTTAGATGTTGTCTTGCAGCCGTTTTCCAATACAAAACAAAAGTACGTTCTGCAATATTAGGATCTTGCTGAGCTCCTAAAATAGAATTGTTTAAAAAATACTCCGGTTCAGCTTTATTAATATCTACTGCATAAGGGTTATTATTCATGTCTTCAAAATCAGTACATGAAGCAAGAATCGTAGTAAGTGCTATGAAAGATAAAATATATTTTTTCATGATGTTATTATTGATATTAAAAGCCTAATGTAATAGTGAATAAATAAGATCTTGTGGTAGGAAATGATAGGTTTTCAAATCCTACTGCATTAGAGTTAATAGCGAATACCGATTCAGGATCAATACCTTTTG
Proteins encoded in this region:
- a CDS encoding SusD/RagB family nutrient-binding outer membrane lipoprotein, which translates into the protein MKKYILSFIALTTILASCTDFEDMNNNPYAVDINKAEPEYFLNNSILGAQQDPNIAERTFVLYWKTAARQHLTTGIAGGSYDDSWTVEYWKGISEWLNNANATIEIANEKKAIGQGKPHYDNLIQVARIWRAYLMSEFSDNFGPQPIQAFKGVNPGFNSEKEVYYFILDELKDAAAKMDVNQPVPSNPNAYDMAYGFKWSQWVKYANSMRMRIAMRISEVDPAKAKAEFEDAANSNMFISTSDDNFKVKEDTGWNPLSGVMSREWNSQILSATLNNMYIGLGGINSTDQLPAAQHTAVKASDYIGIKYDEQFSTLTNDPSAGYWLDGLPNTIDPRAYKTFYIPGDLTNPIYSLYPTYTSQATTNKGDLTFADGSKVTINTINTWNTTTIGNWGVKGQRNGLRGVIGCMPALGKQYREGKNSRIFFASWETYFLMAEAALKGWSVPMSDVVAYNKGIQDSFAYNGVSQFYTQYIASTDYNRDGTSVAYTHVTEPGASHTMNYKDPSTGNMVSVEIKYPVNTIYKNGSVRNDKLTKIITQKYIANMPWLPLESWSDQRRLGLPFFENPAIETPLVNLPNLNSGNYMTNSIQNFPQRLRYPSTFRNTDQDGYTKAVQLLGGQDAVLTPLWWAKH